One Helianthus annuus cultivar XRQ/B chromosome 12, HanXRQr2.0-SUNRISE, whole genome shotgun sequence genomic region harbors:
- the LOC110894429 gene encoding putative clathrin assembly protein At2g01600, with amino-acid sequence MGTMQTWRKAYGALKDQTTVGLAHVNSDFKDVDVAIVKATNHVECPPKERHIRKILAYTSAIRPRADVQYCLHALARRLAKTRNWTVALKTLIVIHRTLREGDPTFREELLNFQQRGRVLQLANFKDDSSPVAWDCSAWVRTYGLFLEERLECFRILKYDIEAERIPRPAQGEENKGYSRTRDLESEELLEQLPSLQQLLYRLMGCRPEGAAVGNYLIQYALALVLKESFKIYCAVNDGIINLIDKFFEMPRHEAIKALDIYKRAGQQAANLSDFYDVCKRLELARNFQFPVLREPPQSFLATMEEYIREAPRLVAGPAQPLEFPERLMLTYKPEEDNTPHEEDTDSPIEEPKPLPEDDLIASNDVPEPTQAPPAPTFNSRDPDDLLGLNFDAPSGSAIEESNALALAIVPSDTTSSGSAFQTKDFDPTGWELALVSTPSTNISSVQERQLAGGLDSLTLNSLYDEGAYRASQQPVYGSPAPNPFEVADPFAMSAQPVQPQMPQPYQANPFGPYTQPAALYGPPQQPPNLIMAPPNPMMAPPNPFMDSGFGSFPVNNNNAHPQTTNPFGTTLL; translated from the exons ATGGGTACGATGCAAACATGGCGGAAAGCCTACGGTGCTCTCAAAGATCAAACCACCGTTGGATTAGCACATGTTAATAGCGATTTCAAG GATGTGGATGTTGCAATTGTTAAGGCGACTAATCATGTTGAGTGCCCCCCTAAAGAAAGGCACATCAGAA AGATTTTGGCGTATACGTCTGCGATTCGGCCTCGGGCGGATGTGCAGTATTGTTTACATGCTTTGGCTAGGAGATTGGCGAAGACGCGTAACTGGACG GTGGCGTTGAAGACGCTGATAGTTATCCACCGGACACTACGGGAGGGTGATCCAACTTTCAGGGAAGAACTATTAAATTTTCAACAAAGAGGTCGTGTTCTCCAGTTAGCTAATTTCAAGGATGACTCAAGCCCCGTCG CTTGGGATTGTTCTGCTTGGGTGCGTACGTACGGACTTTTCTTAGAAGAACGACTCGAGTGCTTCAGAATTTTGAAATATGATATTGAAGCTGAGCGAATCCCAAGACCGGCCCAAGGTGAAGAAAATAAG GGGTATAGCAGAACACGAGATCTTGAAAGTGAAGAGTTATTGGAACAACTGCCTTCTTTGCAGCAGCTACTTTATCGTCTTATGGGATGCAGG CCTGAAGGTGCAGCTGTCGGCAATTATTTGATACAATACGCCCTGGCTTTGGTTCTTAAAGAGAGTTTTAAAATCTACTGTGCTGTAAATGATGGAATCATCAATCTTATTGATAAG TTTTTTGAAATGCCAAGACATGAAGCTATCAAAGCCCTTGATATATACAAAAGAGCCGGTCAGCAG GCTGCGAACCTTTCCGACTTCTATGATGTCTGCAAAAGATTGGAGCTTGCTAGAAATTTCCAGTTTCCTGTTTTGAGAGAG CCTCCACAATCTTTTCTTGCAACAATGGAAGAGTACATAAGAGAAGCCCCACGATTGGTCGCTGGTCCCGCACAGCCATTA GAATTCCCAGAAAGACTTATGTTGACTTATAAACCCGAAGAAGATAACACCCCTCATGAAGAAGATACCGATTCCCCTATTGAGGAACCGAAACCGCTGCCCGAAGATGACCTCATCGCTTCTAATGATGTACCTGAGCCTACACAAGCGCCACCCGCACCGACTTTCAACAGCAGGGATCCTGATGATTTATTG GGGTTGAATTTCGATGCACCCAGTGGATCGGCTATCGAGGAAAGCAACGCCCTGGCTCTTGCCATCGTTCCATCTG ATACTACGTCTTCTGGATCGGCTTTTCAAACGAAAGATTTTGATCCGACCGGCTGGGAACTTGCTTTGGTCTCTACTCCTAGCACCAATATTTCATCTGTTCAGGAGAGGCAACTG GCTGGTGGACTGGACTCGCTGACGCTAAACAGTTTATACGATGAAGGAGCATATAGAGCATCTCAGCAACCCGTGTACGGATCACCAGCACCGAACCCATTTGAAGTAGCCGACCCGTTCGCTATGTCGGCTCAACCAGTTCAACCTCAAATGCCACAACCATATCAAGCTAACCCCTTCGGCCCATACACCCAACCTGCCGCTCTCTATGGACCTCCACAACAACCACCGAATCTGATAATGGCCCCACCGAACCCAATGATGGCCCCACCGAACCCGTTTATGGATTCAGGGTTTGGCTCGTTTCCAGTCAACAATAACAATGCTCATCCCCAAACCACGAATCCGTTTGGAACAACCTTGTTATGA